In one Sporomusa sphaeroides DSM 2875 genomic region, the following are encoded:
- a CDS encoding transposase: MKGQRFDAEFKKDIVKLYLSGARTCPSLAAELRIHENTVYKWIQQYKSDPEHAFPGTGNLKPDEDEFRKAQRRIKELENEVAILKQAAVYFAKNSK; encoded by the coding sequence GATTTGATGCAGAGTTCAAAAAAGATATCGTGAAACTTTATCTAAGTGGAGCTCGTACTTGCCCCAGTTTGGCAGCGGAACTAAGAATTCACGAAAATACGGTCTATAAATGGATTCAACAATATAAAAGTGATCCAGAACATGCTTTCCCCGGAACAGGAAATCTCAAGCCCGATGAGGATGAATTTCGTAAAGCGCAACGACGCATTAAGGAACTAGAGAATGAAGTCGCTATTTTAAAGCAAGCAGCGGTATACTTCGCCAAAAACAGCAAATAA
- a CDS encoding IS3 family transposase, which translates to MYDYRSQYAVSDLCRILKVARSGYYAWVKAGCPKTHDRDAVVVAHIHQIEREHDHNYGVQKVYEELNDKGIIIGRSKVQRIMHAHGIKAQIKSKYKPQTTKADPNEQAFDNLLNQNFEVQEINRVWLADITYIRVGGQWCYLACILDLARRKIVGWALGNRPTADLACKALRMAIVKEKPAEGLIHHSDRGSQYTSHKHKDLLKEHNILGSMSRKGNPYDNAPMESFFRLLKVEHVKKRSFATLGQAAASIEAWISYYNTRRRHSALGGISPLCYEIRRNSPFNLSA; encoded by the coding sequence ATCTACGATTATCGCTCCCAATATGCTGTTAGCGATTTATGCCGCATTTTAAAGGTAGCCAGAAGTGGATATTACGCCTGGGTGAAAGCCGGTTGCCCGAAAACCCACGATCGGGATGCTGTAGTAGTGGCTCATATTCATCAGATTGAACGAGAACATGATCACAATTACGGCGTTCAAAAGGTCTATGAAGAACTAAACGACAAAGGGATTATCATTGGGCGCAGCAAAGTGCAGCGAATCATGCATGCTCATGGCATCAAAGCCCAGATAAAAAGCAAATACAAACCTCAAACCACCAAAGCTGACCCGAATGAACAAGCCTTTGACAACCTGTTAAATCAAAACTTTGAGGTGCAAGAAATAAACAGAGTGTGGCTGGCTGACATCACCTATATCCGAGTGGGCGGCCAGTGGTGTTATTTAGCTTGTATCTTAGATTTAGCCAGACGCAAAATAGTTGGGTGGGCTCTGGGCAATCGCCCTACAGCAGACCTTGCTTGTAAAGCACTTAGGATGGCCATTGTAAAAGAAAAACCTGCTGAAGGTCTCATCCATCACTCCGACAGGGGCAGTCAATATACATCGCACAAGCATAAAGACTTGCTGAAAGAACATAACATCCTTGGCAGCATGAGCCGGAAAGGCAATCCCTATGATAACGCCCCGATGGAATCCTTCTTTCGGCTTTTAAAAGTGGAGCATGTTAAAAAACGGTCCTTTGCTACGCTAGGGCAGGCTGCGGCCAGTATCGAGGCCTGGATCAGCTATTACAACACACGTAGAAGACATAGTGCCTTGGGTGGCATTTCGCCGCTATGCTACGAGATCAGAAGAAACTCGCCATTTAATCTGTCCGCGTAG
- a CDS encoding DUF896 domain-containing protein, with amino-acid sequence MITAQCIARINELAKKSRETGLTDNERAEQAELRRRYIEHIKGQVKVQLDSIKVVDHGDQCGCGCHDKH; translated from the coding sequence ATGATAACAGCACAATGCATTGCCAGAATAAATGAATTGGCAAAAAAAAGCCGTGAAACAGGACTTACTGATAACGAGCGTGCTGAGCAGGCTGAACTCCGCCGCCGTTATATTGAGCATATTAAAGGTCAGGTTAAAGTCCAGCTTGACTCGATTAAAGTTGTTGACCATGGCGACCAATGCGGGTGCGGCTGTCATGACAAGCATTAA
- a CDS encoding DUF1540 domain-containing protein, producing MSNPIVKCTVDQCTHYMPGDQCMAAKISVYNDEMEGNSAKSADTQCKAFHHRKTVGDMIGALHNANVGGSVSAAFLEGTQITPAVECFVNECKFWDNGNYCGADQIHVTGTNASKTTDTDCETFKKK from the coding sequence ATGTCTAATCCGATTGTCAAATGTACTGTTGATCAATGTACTCACTATATGCCAGGTGACCAATGCATGGCAGCAAAAATCAGCGTTTACAATGATGAAATGGAAGGTAATTCAGCAAAATCAGCAGACACCCAATGTAAAGCTTTCCATCACCGCAAAACAGTGGGCGATATGATTGGCGCATTGCATAATGCCAATGTTGGCGGCAGTGTGTCGGCGGCCTTTCTGGAAGGCACTCAAATCACTCCGGCTGTTGAATGCTTTGTTAATGAATGTAAGTTTTGGGATAATGGCAACTATTGCGGCGCCGACCAGATTCACGTAACCGGTACTAATGCGTCGAAAACCACAGATACCGATTGCGAAACTTTTAAAAAGAAGTAA
- a CDS encoding APC family permease, producing the protein MDKEIRTESVLRKDLSLLTATTLVIGMVIGSGIFMKPGKVIEAAGDSTMALAAWGLGGIITIAAGLTVAELGVQIPKTGGIYAYLDEVYGKMWGYLFGWVQTFIYGPATTGALGLYFSTLLLPFFNFPETWKLPVAIAVVAFLGGVNALGAKYGGLIQSAATAAKLVPIILIAVFGLWQGNGQILNMPGGIGETAGMGAAVLATLWAYDGWINVSFVAGEMKNPAKELPRAIITGLAIVMAAYLAINLALFHMLPASEIALLGNRAAGTVAGLLFGEMGGKLISIGILISIFGALNGYILTGARVPFAMAQNGLLPGAQLLGKVHSKSGTPANALLLVVILAAVLMTLGDPDRLTDMAMFIIWAFYILAFAAVFILRKRNPKAKRSYSVPGYPIVPGIAILGSVYIAFSMLVHNPGDALYALGITLAGIPAYMLLRKK; encoded by the coding sequence ATGGACAAAGAAATACGAACCGAGTCTGTTTTGAGGAAAGACCTTTCGCTGCTGACTGCCACGACACTGGTAATCGGCATGGTTATTGGTTCCGGGATTTTTATGAAGCCCGGCAAAGTCATCGAGGCTGCCGGTGACTCTACTATGGCTTTGGCGGCCTGGGGATTAGGCGGCATTATTACCATCGCGGCAGGACTTACTGTAGCCGAGCTGGGGGTGCAGATACCGAAAACAGGCGGTATCTATGCCTATCTGGATGAAGTATACGGCAAAATGTGGGGTTATCTTTTCGGCTGGGTACAGACCTTCATTTATGGACCGGCGACAACCGGGGCGTTGGGCTTATATTTTTCCACATTATTGCTGCCATTTTTTAATTTCCCTGAAACCTGGAAGTTGCCGGTAGCCATTGCAGTGGTTGCATTTTTGGGCGGTGTCAATGCACTGGGAGCCAAATATGGCGGCTTGATTCAGTCGGCAGCTACTGCCGCTAAGCTTGTGCCCATTATACTTATTGCGGTTTTTGGTCTGTGGCAAGGCAATGGACAGATTCTTAATATGCCGGGCGGGATAGGGGAAACCGCAGGTATGGGGGCTGCTGTCCTGGCAACCTTGTGGGCATATGACGGCTGGATTAATGTGAGCTTTGTTGCCGGTGAAATGAAAAATCCGGCAAAAGAATTGCCGCGGGCTATCATTACCGGTTTGGCTATTGTTATGGCGGCTTACCTTGCCATTAATCTAGCGCTATTTCATATGCTGCCGGCTTCTGAAATTGCTCTTCTCGGCAACCGGGCCGCAGGTACAGTTGCCGGGCTGCTGTTCGGTGAAATGGGCGGGAAACTGATCAGTATTGGTATTTTGATTTCGATTTTCGGCGCACTTAACGGCTACATTTTAACCGGGGCAAGGGTGCCTTTTGCCATGGCGCAAAACGGTCTGTTGCCCGGGGCGCAGCTCTTAGGGAAGGTTCACAGCAAATCCGGTACTCCGGCCAATGCCTTACTGCTGGTAGTAATTTTGGCGGCAGTGCTCATGACTCTGGGCGATCCGGACCGTTTGACAGATATGGCTATGTTCATTATTTGGGCATTCTATATTTTGGCCTTTGCGGCAGTGTTTATCTTACGCAAGCGAAACCCTAAAGCCAAACGGTCTTACAGTGTACCCGGTTATCCTATCGTACCAGGTATCGCTATTTTGGGTTCCGTATATATTGCGTTTAGCATGCTGGTGCATAACCCCGGCGACGCTTTATATGCTTTGGGCATTACGCTGGCAGGTATTCCGGCATATATGCTTTTACGAAAAAAATAA